A genome region from Mesorhizobium sp. B2-1-8 includes the following:
- a CDS encoding proline racemase family protein, producing MNSLSAPNWQRSIELLQVHCQGEIGKVIVGGAPEIPGATMLDKMNYINSVDDSLRRFVTFEPRASVAMSVNLLVAPCQPDTDAGFIVLQADRAHPMSGSNCICVVTALLESGRVTIQEPETVVRLDTPAGLIVAHARCSNGRCLSVSLDNVPAFVEALDQTIETPRWGRLKADIAYGGVYYAIVDVEQVGLEIAPRHARALAEAGIELKALLAEQISVQHPELPDIDEIAYVMFRGRDDDGAVRTCTTLKPGRVDRSPCGTGSSANLAVLHARGELQIGDVRKSRSIIGGEFLAEAIGLTMVGDRAAVLPRITGQAWIYGREQLRLDDDDPFAFGFALSDSWGPQVDELG from the coding sequence ATGAATTCTCTTTCGGCCCCCAATTGGCAACGGTCCATCGAACTGCTGCAGGTGCACTGCCAGGGCGAGATCGGCAAGGTGATCGTCGGCGGCGCGCCAGAGATTCCCGGCGCGACGATGCTCGACAAGATGAACTACATCAACAGCGTCGACGACAGCCTGCGCCGCTTCGTGACCTTTGAGCCCAGGGCCAGCGTCGCCATGTCGGTGAACCTGCTTGTCGCCCCCTGCCAGCCGGACACGGACGCCGGCTTCATCGTGCTGCAGGCCGACCGGGCGCATCCGATGTCGGGAAGTAACTGCATCTGCGTCGTGACCGCGCTGCTGGAATCCGGCCGCGTGACTATTCAGGAGCCGGAAACCGTCGTCCGGCTGGACACACCAGCCGGCTTGATCGTCGCCCACGCTCGCTGTTCGAACGGCCGCTGTCTTTCCGTCAGCCTCGACAATGTGCCGGCCTTCGTCGAGGCCCTCGACCAGACAATCGAAACGCCGCGCTGGGGGCGTCTCAAGGCCGATATCGCCTACGGCGGCGTCTACTATGCCATCGTCGATGTCGAACAGGTCGGGCTTGAAATCGCGCCACGCCACGCTCGCGCCCTTGCCGAAGCCGGCATCGAATTGAAGGCGTTGCTGGCGGAGCAAATCTCGGTGCAGCATCCCGAATTGCCCGACATCGACGAGATCGCCTATGTGATGTTTCGCGGACGCGACGACGACGGCGCGGTGCGCACCTGCACCACGCTGAAACCCGGCCGTGTCGACCGCTCGCCATGCGGCACCGGCAGCTCTGCCAATCTGGCGGTGCTGCACGCAAGGGGCGAGCTCCAGATCGGCGATGTGCGCAAGTCGCGATCCATCATCGGTGGCGAGTTTCTCGCAGAGGCGATCGGCCTGACCATGGTCGGTGACAGGGCTGCGGTGCTACCCAGGATCACCGGTCAGGCATGGATCTATGGCCGGGAACAATTGCGCCTGGACGACGATGACCCGTTCGCCTTTGGATTTGCGCTCTCCGATAGCTGGGGACCGCAGGTCGACGAACTCGGTTGA